The nucleotide sequence GCCGCAGTTCGATCTCGAAGGCTGTCTCGACGACATCCGAACGGTCGAGGAGATCGCGCCCGAGACGCTCTGCTTCACGCACTTCGGCGACGTTCCGTACGATCCCGACCTGTTGGAGGCGTACAAGCGGACGCTGGTCGAGTGGGTCGAGGCCGTCCGCCGGAAGTGCGCGGAGCTCGGCGACGACGAGGCCGTCGTCGAGCACTTCGAGAACCACTCCGAACTGGTCGAGGTGTGGGGCGAGCGGAAGGCGCGCGCCGAGGCGAGCCTGAACACGCGGGGCGTGCTCACGTCGCTCGACAGGCAGTCCGAGTAGCCGCCAAAAAAACGGGTTCGCGTGGTTCGACGCTGTCGCGACCGCGCTCAGTCGTCGGCCGGTGCCGGGCTGTCGCCGCGGGAGACGCCCGTTCCGGGGCCGATGTCGATTTCGAGCTCTTCGAGGCGCTCGTCGGGGACGACTCCGTCGACCCATCCCCGCCGCTCGTAGTACTCGGCTTTCATCTCTTCGAGTTCGCAGAGCTCCCCGTCGGCGGCACCCTGTCCGGGGATGGCTTCCTCGCCCTCGACGAACCGCCCCGGCAGCGAGTCGTCGTCGCCGTCGAAGCCGACGAGGTTGTTGTAGTAGCGTTCGAGCGTGTAGATGCGGTCGCCCGCCGCCATCAGCTCGTCCTCGGTGACGTCGCGGCCGGTCATCCCGTTGTACTGGGCGACGTACTCGTCGATTCCCTCCGCGAAGGCGTTGAACTTGCAGATGTCGAAGGAATCAGAGATGGCGTGAAGGTCCTGAAAGAGCGCGCACAGCTCGCCTTTGCCCTCCCACTCGCTTGGATCGACCTTCTCCGGAATGCCGAGGATCTCCGCCGACGGCGTGTACCCGCGGAGGTGACACGCGCCGCGGTTCGAGGTCGCGTACCCGATGCCCATCCCCTTCATCGCACGGGGGTCGTAGGCGGCGATCGTCTGCCCCTTGACCGCCAGCGAGTTGTCGTGGGCGTCGCGCTCCTCTGCGACGCGGCGGGCACCCTTCGCGAGGAGCTCGCCGAGGTCGGAGTCGTGGTGTGCGATCTCCTCGAGCAGGTCGAGCATGTGCTCTGTGTCGCCCCACTCGACGCCGTCGCCGAGGTCGTCGAGCTTGCCCTGCTCGGTCATCTCCATCGCCATCGCGATCATGTTCCCGGCCTCGATGGTGTCGATTCCGAGGTCGTTGCACATATTGATCATCACGGCGATACTGTCGCGGTCGTCGTTCATCGAGTTCGGGCCGAGCGCGTACGCGGACTCGTACTCGTAAGACTCGCCACGGACGTTCAGCTCCTCGCCCTTCCGCTCGTAGGTGACTTCGACTTCCTTCTTGCAGGCGACCGGGCAGGAGTGACACGTCGGCTCGTCGACGAGGATGTTCTCGCGGACGTTCTCGCCGGAGACCTTCTCCGCGTCGATGTTTGGATCGCTCGGATCATCCTCCGCCTCAGAGTGCGCCGAAGTGTATTTCCCGTTTCGGGTCGGTAGCCCGTCCATCTCCTCGGTCAGGTTCATTAGGACGTTCGTGCCGTACAGCGACAGCCCGCCCTCGTTGGGTCCGGTGACGTCGGATTCGCGGATGAGCTGCATCGCCTGCTGGTAGCCCTCGGTAAACGTCTCCGGTTTCTCGGGCTTCGGCATCTTCGTGCCGGACTTGATGACGACGGCTTTCAGGTTCTTCGAGCCCATCACGCAGCCGGTTCCGCCGCGGCCCGAGGCGCGGTCGTCCTCGTTCATAATACACGCGTACTTCGTGCCGTTCTCGCCGCCCGGGCCGATGGCCATCGCCGAGAGGTTCTTTCCGAACTGACCGCCGTGACTCTCCTCGATGGCGTCCATCGCGTCGTGAACGCCGAGGCCCCACAGCTCGGAAGCGTCGCGGATCTCGACCTCACCGTCTTCGACGAAGGCGTAGACCGGCTCGTCGGCCTGTCCCTCGAACAGCAGGCCGTCGAAGCCCGACCACTTGAGCCGCGCTCCGGACCACCCGCCTTGGTGGGAGTCGGTCACGGTGCCGGTCAGCGGCGATTTCGTACAGACGGCGATCCGCCCGCTCATCGGCGCTTGCGTGCCCGTGAGCGGTCCGTTCATAAACGCGAGCAGGTTCTCCGGCCCCTCCGGATCGACGTCGGGCCCCTGATCGAACACGTATTTCACGCCGAGGCCGCGCCCGCCGATGTACTTTCGCGCGTCCTCCTCGTCGATTCCCTCGTAGCCGACGTCCCCGCTCGTGAGGTCGATGCGGGCGACGCGGTCGTTGAACCCTCCCAAATTGCTCATAGTTAATGTCCATCAATTAGTACGGCCCGAAATCTGTTAGTCGTTATCGCTCCCGGGTAACTGGAACCAGTTACCCTTCTCGGCCGGTATCGGCCCCTCACTGCCGGTCGCCCCGACGGCTCTCGAGGGCGCGCACAGACGACGGAGATTTACCGACCCGTCGAGTAGCGGTACCCAATGAGTCAGTCGAGTCCGGAGGTCTACGAGCGGGGGAAGGGGATGGACGCCCACAATCAGGTGATGCGGGAGATCAGAGGGGAGAAAGAGAAACACTACGATCCGCACGAGCCGACGCGGGTCTGGCTCGACGAGGACAACACGCCCGACGGCGTCGTCCAGTCGCTGACGATCATCCTCAACACCGGCGGCTGCCGGTGGGCCCGCGCCGGCGGCTGCACGATGTGCGGCTACGTCGCCGAGAGCGTCGAGGGCGGTAGCGTCGCCCACGACGCGCTGATGGACCAGATCGACGTCTGTCTGGAGCACGAAGAAGCGAACGCCGACGAGCCCGCAGACCTCATCAAAATCTACACGTCGGGGTCGTTCCTCGACGAGCGCGAGGTCGGTGCGGAGACTCGCCGCGCCATCGCCGAGACGTTCGCCGACCGCGAGCGCATCGTCGTCGAGTCGCTGCCGGACTTCGTCGACCGCGAGAAGATCGCGGAGTTCACCGACGTCGGCCTTTCCACCGATGTCGCGATCGGCCTCGAAACCGCGACCGACCGCGTCCGTCACGACTGCGTGAACAAGTACTTCGACTTCTCGGACTTCGAGGCCGCCTGCGCGGAGGCCCGCGACGCCGACATCGACGCCGACGGCGTCTCCGCGGGCGTGAAGGCGTACCTCCTGATGAAGCCGCCGTTCCTCTCGGAATCGGAGGCGATCGAGGATATGATCTCCTCAGTTCGGAAATGCGCTGCCGTCGACGGCTGTCACACCGTCTCGATGAACCCGACGAACGTCCAGCGGTACACGATGGTCGACGAACTGTTCTTCCGCGGCGGCTACCGCCCGCCGTGGCTCTGGTCGGTCGCCGCAGTGCTCGAAGAAACGGCCGACGTCGACGCCATCGTCGTATCCGACCCCGTCGGACACGGCTCCGACCGCGGCCCGCACAACTGCGGCGAGTGCGACGAGCGGGTGCAAAAGGCGATCAAGGACTTCGATCTGCGACAGGACCCCTCGGTGTTCTCGCAGGTCTCCTGCGACTGCGAGGACACGTGGGAGTACGTCGTCGAGGCCGAGACGAGTTACGGGATGCCGCTTACGCGGTAACGCTTCATATCTTCGGTCGGAACCAGTCAGTTCAGCACCCAGAACTGGTAGTTGAGGTAAGCCGCAAAGGTAACCCAAAGGAGATAGGGCACGAGCAACAGCGCCGCGCGCCGGTCCACGCGGGCGAACGCCCACATCGTGGCCACGATGAGCGCCCAGAGGACGGCGATGACCGCGAGACCGAGGCCGATCTCCCGCATCCCGAAGAACGCGGCCGACCAGCCCAGATTGAACGCGAAGTGGACGGCGAAGACGACGGCGGCGAGGCGGACTGCTTCGGGTACATCTGTCGCCCGCTTCCAGACGAGCCACAGCCCCGTTCCCATCAGCGCGAACAGCGCGGTCCACACCGGGCCGAAGACCCAGTTCGGGGGCGCGAGCGCGGGCCGGACGAGCGAGCCGTACCACGTGCCGAGCCCTTGGACGGTGAAAACCGAGCCCGACGCGCCCACGAGTTCGACGACTACGATCGAGAGGACGAGCGCGAGGAGCGGTCGTTCATCGGGTAACCGATCGAGTCTGGTCCGGAGGGACACCATAGACGTACTTCCGCCGCAGGCGACATAATGGGTGCGGCGACAGGTCGGTTCTCGCGCGCCCGACAACAACGTCGAACGTTCAGACGAACGCCGAAAGAACGCCTTGACCGTCGACGCTCCGGCCGAGATCCGGAAGCGTCGCGCGCTCGGGGTGCGGCATCATCACGGCGACGTTCTCGCGCTCGCCGAGGATGCCCGCGACGTTGCCGCGGGAGCCGTTGGGGTTCGCCTCGTCGGTGACGTTGCCCGCCGCGTCGCAGTAGCGGAAGACGATCCGATCGTCGGCCACCAACTCCTCGTAGCGCTCCGCTGCGATCTCGAAGCGGCCCTCGCCGTGGGCGATCGGGATCTCGATCACGTCTCCGACCTCGTAGGCGGCGGTCCACGGCGTGTCGCTATTCTCGACGCGGAGGTGGACGGATTCGCACTGGAAGCGCGCGCTGGCGTTCGTCGTGAACGCGCCGGGCGTCAGTTTCGACTCGCAGCCGACCTGCGCGCCGTTGCAGACGCCGAGTACCGGAATCCCATCCTCGGCCGCGTCGCGGACCTCGTTCATAATCGGCGAGTGCGCGGCCATCGCGCCCGCCCGGAGATAGTCGCCGTAGGAGAAGCCGCCGGGGAGAACGATGCCGTCGACGTCGGCGGGCAGGCCGTCCTCGTGCCAGACGCGCTCGGCGTCGACGCCGATGTGCGCCAGCGCGCGGACCGCGTCGCGGTCGCAGTTCGAGCCGCCGAAGGTAATGACAGCGACCGTCACAGGCATCGACCTCCGTGTCGGGCGAGGACGGTCGCTGTCGGTGATGCGACCGTCATCAGGCTTCGTCCACCTCGACGTCGTAGTCGTGGATCGTCGGGTTCGCGAGCAGGCGTTCGGCCATCTCGTCGACGCGCGCTTCGGCCGCATCGGCCGAAGCGGCGTCGAGGTCGATCTCGAACTGGTCGGTCGAGCGGAGGGCCGAGAGCTCGAAGCCGAGGCGTTCGAGCGCGCGCTTTGTCGTCTCGGCTTCGGGGTCCAACACGCCCCGCTTGAGGCGAACCGTCACTGTCGCGGTGTACGTCGTCATCGAGTCGTAGTGCGCGGTCGTGTGTAAAAGACGTTTTGGAGTGAAGCCGGATATACAAGAACGTGGTAGTTGGGTGCCCCTAAGCCGTTACAGGTCCCGAACGGCGTCGACCGCGTCGGCGACGTCCGGCGCGTCGAACCACTCCCGTCCCGTGTAGGCGTTCGTCCCCGCGGCGTAGAGGTCCGAGACGGCGTCGAGCACCTCGGCCGGAAGCGACGACGGTTCGCGTTCACAGAGCGTTCGCCAGTCGGCGACGCCCGCTTCGCGGGCGCGGGATTTCGCCTCCGAGACTGCCGCGACCCACTCGGGGTCGGTTCGCTTGTAGTACTGGCGGACGACCTCCTTCGAGAGCTCTTGGCCCTCGTATGAAAACCGGTTCTCGTCGAACGTGCCGGCGACGTCGGCGACCTCGATCTCGCCGTCGTGGTAGAGACACTCGATCTTGCCGTCCTCGTGGACGAATCCCCGCTCCTCGGCGCGTTCGTTGAGGACGTCGTTCACCGCGAGCGCGACCGATTCGAGCGCGTCGAGGTCGGCGACGCCCGCCATCCGCTCGGCCTCCTCCCGAATGAGGTAGCGGTCCTGCTCCTCGTACTTCGTGGAGAACTCGACGACCGGCTCGGGCAGGTCGACGACCTCGTCGGGCCACCCGTCACCGTCGAGGTCGGCATCGTCGGCGTCAAGTTCGACGCCGTACTCCGCGGGCGACCCCCGCGAGCGGAGGCTCGATCCGATCGGGACCGTGTTCCGAAACACGATTTCGAGGGGAATCAGGTAGTTCTCGCCCGCGGCGTCGTGGTAGGCGTCGTAGTCGTACTCGCCGTCGCCGAGATAGGGGAGGTCGGGGACCTGCGTGAGCTCGATGGCCATCTCCGTCGGCGGCTCGTCGCACTCCTCGAGCGCGACGGGGATGTCGTCGGAATCCGACTCGCCTTCGGCGGTCCGATACACGCCCGCGTAGTGCGTCGGGACGTCGCGCTCGGCCAGCAACTCGAAGTTGTACGCGCCCATCGTGCACAGTGAGGCCCCCTTCTTCGGGACGTGGTCGGGCATCTCCCCCCAGTCGAAGACGGAGTACTGGTCGGTGAAGACGAACCGGCCGCGTCCGAGCTCGGTCGCGGTCGGCTCCGATTCGACGCGGAACTCCTTGACGCTCGTCATACGCCGAACTGACTCGGGAGCGCACAAGAACCCTTCCACTCTTATGCGTACCTGACTTCTATATCGACAGAACCTATCCACGTTTGCGCACACTTTGTGTGCCATCTCGGCGGTTCCCCCGCGCGGTCGACGAACGCCTCCGGCAAGCCCAGCTTTTTGGTTTCCGGTCCCCGGTACTCGGTATGCGCGAGCCAGCGGGACCGACGGACGGCCACTCCGACTTCGAGTTCGATGTCGTCCCCGAAACGGACCAGTCGTTCGAGAACGCGTTGGCGAATGCACGCGCGGGCGACCGTCTCACGGTCGACGACGGAATCGAACTGATCACCACCGGCACGGAGCGGGACGGCATCGATCCCGTCCGAAAGGAACGGGTTCTCGAAGCCGCCGACAGGCGGCGCGCGGAGATCGTCGGCGACGACGTGACGTTCGTCGCGAACCTGAACAACAACGTCACGACCGCGTGCAACACGGGCTGTCTGTTCTGCAACTTCAAGGACACTGCCCACCAGTTCGAGGCCGACTCCGAGGGCGAACACGCTGGCTTCACGAAGACGCCCGCGGAGTCGCGAGCGATCGTCGAGGAAGCCCTCGAAATGGGCATCTACGAGGTGACGTCGGTGTCCGGACTGCACCCGGCGTTCGCGCTGGACGACGAGCACCACGAGATTCTCGCGTCGTTCGACGACCCGGCCAGCGCGGTCGATTACAAGCCGCCGGCGGTCTACGAGACCGACCCCGGAACCTACGTCGACCAGATGCGCGCGATGTCCGTCGGCGGCGTCCACCTCCACTCGATGACTCCCGAGGAGGCCCAGCACGCCCGCCGCGGGACGGAGTGGTCCTACGAGGACGTATACCGAGAACTCCGTTCGGCGGGGCTCGACTCCGCGCCGGGCACCGCCGCAGAGATCCTCATCGAGGAGGTCCGAGAGGTCATCTGCCCCGGGAAGATCTCGACCGACGAGTGGGTCGCGGCGCTGGAGGGCGCAGTCGCCGCCGGACTCGACGTCACGTCGACGATGATGTACGGTCACGTCGAGAACGAGGCCCACCGCGTGGAGCACTTGAAAGTCATTCGTGACCTGCAGGATCGAACCGGGGGCATCACCGAGTTCGTCCCGCTGTCGTTCGTCCACGAGCACACGCCGCTGTACGAACGGGGCGTCGTCGACGGCGGCGCGACCGACGCCGAGGACGAACTGCTCGTCGCCGTCGCGCGGCTCTTCCTTGACAACGTCGAAAACGTCCAGTCCTCGTGGGTGAAGTACGGCAACGCGAAGGGACTGAAACTGCTCAACTGCGGCGCGAACGACTTTATGGGGACCATCCTCTCCGAAGAGATCACGACCCGCGCGGGCGGCTCCCACGGGGAGTTCCGCTCCGTCGCCGACTACGTCGAGATGATCTCGGCGATCGGTCGACGGCCGGTCGAGCGCTCGACGGACTACCGGACGCGCCGCCCGGTCGACGTCGACGCGCCGGTCCACGGCCCGCGGCTCGGGCCGCGAGCGGACGGCACGCCGATGTTCGGCGAGGCGACCGACGAGGGGACCGATGCGGCGCACGCGGACGACTGATCGTTCTCGTCTCTCACAGGCTCGGTTCCGACGGCCGGAGCCCGCAGTCTCAAGTCCGCCGCGTTCCTCCCTGCTATCGATGATGGTCACCACGCACGTCGCCTCGGGACTCTTGCTCGCGGTTCCGGTGGCGATGGCCGCCCCGACGTTGGCCCTCCCCGCCGCGGTCGGTGCTGTCGTCGGCGGTATTCTCCCAGATATCGATCTCTTCGTCGGCGTCCACCGCAAGACGCTGCACTTTCCGGTGTACTACTCCCTCCTCGGGCTCCTCGCCGGGGGTGTCGCACTCGTCGCCCCCGGTCCCGCGACTGTCGCCGTCGCGCTCGCCTTGCTCGCGGCGGGAGTTCACTCGATCTCCGATTGGTTCGGCGCGGGCGAAGAGCTCAGGCCGTGGGAGCGGACGTCCGACCGGGCGGTCTACCTGCACCCGCGGCGACGCTGGTTGCGCCCGCGGTACGTCGTTCGCTACGACGGCGCGCCCGAGGACCTCCTTCTCACGGTCGCTCTCGCGGTACCCGCGGCTGCGACCTTCGAAGGCTGGCTGCGAGCGCTCGTCGTCGCCGGCGTCGTCCTCGCAGCGGCCTACACGCTACTCAGGAAACGCGTGCCAGACTTGCTCGGAATCTGAGCGCCGTCTCCACTCCTTCGCGACGGACTCAGTCGTCGGCATCGACCGCTTGCGACGCGTCGACGTCGATCGGACCGTCTCGCTGCGCGACGCCGCGGTACCGCCGTCCGTGGACGTCGGCGGCGTTGAGCGCCCGCTCGATCGGCGACCCGAGCCACGTTCCGTCGGCCGGTCGCCCGTCGAAATCGTCGCGTCGAAGGGATTCCGGAAGGTATCGGTCGTACACCGGCAGGCGCTCGTACAGCGGCACGCCGGCGTCGTCGGCCAGCGCTGTCAACCCTCTGAGCGCCGGCCACGCGTACTCGGGGTTGATGTAATCGTCCGTGACCGGCGAGACGCCGCCGAGGTCGTCGACGCCGCAGTCGAGCAACTCCCGCGTCGGCGAGAGGTTCGGCGGCACCTGCACGGACACCTCATCGGGGAGCGCGGCGCGCGCCATCGCGACGACCCGCCGCATCGTCTCGACGGACGGCCGATCGAAGTCCGAGCGCTCGTTGGGGACGACGTTCTGGACGATCACCTCTTGGATATGATCATAGCGGTCGTGGAGTGCGCCGATCGCGAGCAGGCTCTCGGCGCGGTCGCGCCACGTCTCGCCGATGCCGACGAGGATGCCGGTGGTGAACGGCACGCCGACCCGTCCGGCCGCGCGGATCGTGTTGAGCCGCTGGCCGGGAGTCTTCTGTCTCTTCCCCGAGTGCGCTCGCACGTCCGCGGTCGTCTCCAGCATCACGCCCATACTCGCGTTGACCGGCGCGAGCCGCTCGAAGTCGGCTTCGGTCAGGTCTCCGGGGTTCGAGTGCGGGAGCAGGCCCTCCGCCAACGCGATCTCACAGCACTCGCGGAGATACGCGAGGACGTCGTCGTACCCCCACTCGGCCAACCGCTCGTGGATCTCCGCGTAGCGCTCGTCGGGCTTGTCGCCGAACGTGAAGAGCGCTTCAGTGCAGCCGGCGTCGGCACCCACGCGAAGCTGTTCGCGGACCTCGTCGGGGGAGAGGAGCGTCGCCTCGCCGGGCACGTCGTAGTAGGTGCAGTACGTGCAGGTGTACCGACAGGCGGTCGTCAGCGGGACGAACGCGTTCCGCGAGAAGGTGAGTTCCCCTGCGGCCGAGACGTCGTCAGGTGTCACGGACAGCAGTTGCTCGACGTCGGCTTCGTCGATCTCGACGTCGACGCCATCAGTGTCGCCCGCGGGGACCATCGTGAGTTGACTTCGAAACCGACGCACAAAAACCGTCGTGCTTCGGGTAACTCCGCCGAGAGTTTATATCCGAACGCGCGGCCACTCGCGCTGTGACATAGCAACGACCCCGCGTCGGGCTGCGGTTGCCTGGCACGTCGACGCGGGATGGGGTGACGACAGCGAC is from Halobellus sp. LT62 and encodes:
- the purQ gene encoding phosphoribosylformylglycinamidine synthase I, which codes for MTVAVITFGGSNCDRDAVRALAHIGVDAERVWHEDGLPADVDGIVLPGGFSYGDYLRAGAMAAHSPIMNEVRDAAEDGIPVLGVCNGAQVGCESKLTPGAFTTNASARFQCESVHLRVENSDTPWTAAYEVGDVIEIPIAHGEGRFEIAAERYEELVADDRIVFRYCDAAGNVTDEANPNGSRGNVAGILGERENVAVMMPHPERATLPDLGRSVDGQGVLSAFV
- a CDS encoding phosphoribosylaminoimidazolesuccinocarboxamide synthase → MTSVKEFRVESEPTATELGRGRFVFTDQYSVFDWGEMPDHVPKKGASLCTMGAYNFELLAERDVPTHYAGVYRTAEGESDSDDIPVALEECDEPPTEMAIELTQVPDLPYLGDGEYDYDAYHDAAGENYLIPLEIVFRNTVPIGSSLRSRGSPAEYGVELDADDADLDGDGWPDEVVDLPEPVVEFSTKYEEQDRYLIREEAERMAGVADLDALESVALAVNDVLNERAEERGFVHEDGKIECLYHDGEIEVADVAGTFDENRFSYEGQELSKEVVRQYYKRTDPEWVAAVSEAKSRAREAGVADWRTLCEREPSSLPAEVLDAVSDLYAAGTNAYTGREWFDAPDVADAVDAVRDL
- the cofG gene encoding 7,8-didemethyl-8-hydroxy-5-deazariboflavin synthase subunit CofG, with protein sequence MVPAGDTDGVDVEIDEADVEQLLSVTPDDVSAAGELTFSRNAFVPLTTACRYTCTYCTYYDVPGEATLLSPDEVREQLRVGADAGCTEALFTFGDKPDERYAEIHERLAEWGYDDVLAYLRECCEIALAEGLLPHSNPGDLTEADFERLAPVNASMGVMLETTADVRAHSGKRQKTPGQRLNTIRAAGRVGVPFTTGILVGIGETWRDRAESLLAIGALHDRYDHIQEVIVQNVVPNERSDFDRPSVETMRRVVAMARAALPDEVSVQVPPNLSPTRELLDCGVDDLGGVSPVTDDYINPEYAWPALRGLTALADDAGVPLYERLPVYDRYLPESLRRDDFDGRPADGTWLGSPIERALNAADVHGRRYRGVAQRDGPIDVDASQAVDADD
- a CDS encoding metal-dependent hydrolase, with product MMVTTHVASGLLLAVPVAMAAPTLALPAAVGAVVGGILPDIDLFVGVHRKTLHFPVYYSLLGLLAGGVALVAPGPATVAVALALLAAGVHSISDWFGAGEELRPWERTSDRAVYLHPRRRWLRPRYVVRYDGAPEDLLLTVALAVPAAATFEGWLRALVVAGVVLAAAYTLLRKRVPDLLGI
- the cofH gene encoding 7,8-didemethyl-8-hydroxy-5-deazariboflavin synthase subunit CofH, which gives rise to MREPAGPTDGHSDFEFDVVPETDQSFENALANARAGDRLTVDDGIELITTGTERDGIDPVRKERVLEAADRRRAEIVGDDVTFVANLNNNVTTACNTGCLFCNFKDTAHQFEADSEGEHAGFTKTPAESRAIVEEALEMGIYEVTSVSGLHPAFALDDEHHEILASFDDPASAVDYKPPAVYETDPGTYVDQMRAMSVGGVHLHSMTPEEAQHARRGTEWSYEDVYRELRSAGLDSAPGTAAEILIEEVREVICPGKISTDEWVAALEGAVAAGLDVTSTMMYGHVENEAHRVEHLKVIRDLQDRTGGITEFVPLSFVHEHTPLYERGVVDGGATDAEDELLVAVARLFLDNVENVQSSWVKYGNAKGLKLLNCGANDFMGTILSEEITTRAGGSHGEFRSVADYVEMISAIGRRPVERSTDYRTRRPVDVDAPVHGPRLGPRADGTPMFGEATDEGTDAAHADD
- a CDS encoding archaeosine biosynthesis radical SAM protein RaSEA — protein: MSQSSPEVYERGKGMDAHNQVMREIRGEKEKHYDPHEPTRVWLDEDNTPDGVVQSLTIILNTGGCRWARAGGCTMCGYVAESVEGGSVAHDALMDQIDVCLEHEEANADEPADLIKIYTSGSFLDEREVGAETRRAIAETFADRERIVVESLPDFVDREKIAEFTDVGLSTDVAIGLETATDRVRHDCVNKYFDFSDFEAACAEARDADIDADGVSAGVKAYLLMKPPFLSESEAIEDMISSVRKCAAVDGCHTVSMNPTNVQRYTMVDELFFRGGYRPPWLWSVAAVLEETADVDAIVVSDPVGHGSDRGPHNCGECDERVQKAIKDFDLRQDPSVFSQVSCDCEDTWEYVVEAETSYGMPLTR
- a CDS encoding aldehyde ferredoxin oxidoreductase family protein, with the protein product MSNLGGFNDRVARIDLTSGDVGYEGIDEEDARKYIGGRGLGVKYVFDQGPDVDPEGPENLLAFMNGPLTGTQAPMSGRIAVCTKSPLTGTVTDSHQGGWSGARLKWSGFDGLLFEGQADEPVYAFVEDGEVEIRDASELWGLGVHDAMDAIEESHGGQFGKNLSAMAIGPGGENGTKYACIMNEDDRASGRGGTGCVMGSKNLKAVVIKSGTKMPKPEKPETFTEGYQQAMQLIRESDVTGPNEGGLSLYGTNVLMNLTEEMDGLPTRNGKYTSAHSEAEDDPSDPNIDAEKVSGENVRENILVDEPTCHSCPVACKKEVEVTYERKGEELNVRGESYEYESAYALGPNSMNDDRDSIAVMINMCNDLGIDTIEAGNMIAMAMEMTEQGKLDDLGDGVEWGDTEHMLDLLEEIAHHDSDLGELLAKGARRVAEERDAHDNSLAVKGQTIAAYDPRAMKGMGIGYATSNRGACHLRGYTPSAEILGIPEKVDPSEWEGKGELCALFQDLHAISDSFDICKFNAFAEGIDEYVAQYNGMTGRDVTEDELMAAGDRIYTLERYYNNLVGFDGDDDSLPGRFVEGEEAIPGQGAADGELCELEEMKAEYYERRGWVDGVVPDERLEELEIDIGPGTGVSRGDSPAPADD
- a CDS encoding TspO/MBR family protein, which codes for MVSLRTRLDRLPDERPLLALVLSIVVVELVGASGSVFTVQGLGTWYGSLVRPALAPPNWVFGPVWTALFALMGTGLWLVWKRATDVPEAVRLAAVVFAVHFAFNLGWSAAFFGMREIGLGLAVIAVLWALIVATMWAFARVDRRAALLLVPYLLWVTFAAYLNYQFWVLN
- the purS gene encoding phosphoribosylformylglycinamidine synthase subunit PurS — protein: MTTYTATVTVRLKRGVLDPEAETTKRALERLGFELSALRSTDQFEIDLDAASADAAEARVDEMAERLLANPTIHDYDVEVDEA